The genomic interval taaatttttatttaatacgAACATACTATGAGGCataaattcaaaacttaagtTCTAAGAAAATTGTTCCACTCGAACTAGACCTTGATCTCTCAACATACGCACAAGTGAGCATACTTTATTTGATGGTAGATTTACTGTCTTTTCAACTTAGACACAAGTTAAAACATACGTGAAACTGCCTTAATCAAGGCGCATGGCTCTTACAACCTTCTCCACCTCCACCTCCGCCTCCTCCACCACCCCCACCTCCTCCATTTCCGCCACCACCGCCTCCTCCACCTCCTCCACCACCCCCACCTCCTCCATTTCCGCCTCCACCACctcctccaccaccaccaaaaGCACCGGATCCAAAGCCaaaaccaccaccaccacctccTCCGGCACCACCACCGCTGCTTTCACCGCCACcccctcctcctcctccccCTCCTCCTGCTCCTCCTCGTGAACCATGCTTACCCCGTTTTGCACCATGTTTATGAGCATGCCTTGCACTGCAAGCATTACCATCAACATCACAACAATTATCAAGACCACCACCTCTAACACCATTGCCGGCATAACTGTTACCTCTTTGGCCTCCATTATCATCTCCATTATGATCACAGCTTGTAGAATTTTTTAACCCATAATTTCCATTATCTTGGCCTCCATTGTTCTCTCCATTTCCATCGCTACATTGCTTTCTATCTTTCAACTCATTATCTTTAACAGAAATGAGGGTCGAGGAGCTACACAACTTGGAAGAGCACAAAGATATTACTAGAAGGATCAGAAAAACATATGCGCAACGTAATTTATTCATGTTGACTAAGAAGAGCATTACATAACACTTGTTATGTGTTTGAAAGAAACAGGA from Citrus sinensis cultivar Valencia sweet orange chromosome 9, DVS_A1.0, whole genome shotgun sequence carries:
- the LOC127899924 gene encoding glycine-rich cell wall structural protein 1.0-like, with product MENDLINFRQAMESSNSQKWINPINEEMKSIKDNDTKRDSKGDIEWYKLRLDAKGFTQKKGIDYKETFSPISSKDYFKIIMALVAHFNPELHQMDVKMAFLNGDIDETIYMLCSSSTLISVKDNELKDRKQCSDGNGENNGGQDNGNYGLKNSTSCDHNGDDNGGQRGNSYAGNGVRGGGLDNCCDVDGNACSARHAHKHGAKRGKHGSRGGAGGGGGGGGGGGESSGGGAGGGGGGGFGFGSGAFGGGGGGGGGGNGGGGGGGGGGGGGGGGNGGGGGGGGGGGGGGEGCKSHAP